From the genome of Acaryochloris sp. CCMEE 5410, one region includes:
- the dcm gene encoding DNA (cytosine-5-)-methyltransferase, with amino-acid sequence MKKKSYITVTDQFCGCGGSSSGASQAGCEIVMAINHWDKAVETHNTNFPDTAHDCTDISACDPRRYPSTDILITSPECTNHSLAKGKKRKNLGQMDLFNPQTIDPEAERSRATLWDVVRFSEVHQYNFVVVENVVEVRHWILFDSWLNAMHTLGYDHEAIFFNSMFAEAPQSRDRVYIVFWRRNNPKPNLSFTPLAHCSQCGEVEAIQSWKNPFKKWGRYGKRNQYVYRCPSCAQVVEPYFTPAYTVIDWSYPSTKVGDRKRPLKSATLERIRKGLQKFCSPVLVETAYGKDTSNRVRSVDGILPTQTARQTMALATPFIVRNYTGAQAASIRDPLPTITTVDHNSLVQPFLTSYYSGSAQVCGMDAAIPTITAADRHALVQPDHSISVEDCYFRMLQPHEIQAAMAFAQDYKVLGNKRERVKQLGNAVTPPVMQMILTRCLDSLSSPHF; translated from the coding sequence ATGAAGAAGAAATCTTACATCACCGTCACTGATCAGTTTTGCGGTTGCGGTGGTTCGAGCAGTGGTGCTTCCCAAGCAGGATGCGAGATCGTCATGGCGATTAACCATTGGGATAAAGCGGTGGAAACCCACAATACCAACTTCCCCGATACTGCCCATGATTGCACAGACATCAGTGCTTGCGACCCTCGCCGCTATCCAAGTACTGACATTTTGATTACCAGCCCTGAGTGTACAAATCATAGTTTAGCTAAAGGGAAAAAGCGCAAGAACTTGGGCCAAATGGACTTGTTCAACCCCCAAACCATTGACCCGGAGGCAGAGAGGTCAAGGGCCACGCTCTGGGATGTCGTCAGATTTTCGGAGGTTCATCAGTACAACTTTGTCGTTGTCGAGAATGTGGTCGAGGTGCGCCACTGGATCTTGTTCGATAGCTGGCTCAATGCCATGCATACCTTGGGGTATGACCATGAGGCGATTTTCTTCAACAGCATGTTTGCTGAAGCACCTCAAAGTAGAGACCGGGTGTACATCGTCTTCTGGAGGAGAAACAACCCCAAACCTAACCTCAGCTTTACCCCGCTGGCCCACTGCTCCCAATGCGGTGAAGTCGAGGCTATTCAGTCCTGGAAAAACCCATTTAAGAAGTGGGGGCGCTACGGCAAGCGCAATCAATATGTATACCGCTGTCCCAGTTGTGCTCAGGTGGTGGAGCCATACTTTACCCCAGCCTATACCGTGATTGATTGGAGTTATCCCAGTACAAAGGTGGGGGATCGTAAAAGGCCCCTGAAGTCAGCGACCCTGGAAAGAATTCGTAAAGGACTGCAGAAGTTCTGCTCTCCAGTGTTGGTGGAAACAGCTTACGGCAAAGACACGAGTAATCGGGTTCGGAGTGTGGATGGAATTCTACCCACCCAGACGGCCCGCCAAACAATGGCCTTGGCAACACCGTTTATTGTGCGGAACTACACCGGGGCGCAGGCTGCTAGCATCCGTGACCCACTGCCCACAATCACCACAGTTGACCATAATTCGCTGGTGCAACCGTTTCTGACCAGTTATTACAGTGGCTCAGCTCAGGTCTGTGGGATGGATGCTGCCATTCCCACTATTACTGCTGCGGATCGTCATGCTCTGGTGCAACCGGATCATTCCATCTCTGTTGAAGATTGCTATTTCCGTATGCTTCAGCCCCATGAAATCCAGGCAGCAATGGCTTTCGCTCAAGATTACAAAGTTTTGGGAAATAAACGAGAGAGGGTCAAGCAGCTTGGTAATGCTGTCACCCCACCAGTAATGCAGATGATTCTGACTCGTTGCCTTGATTCCCTGTCATCCCCACATTTTTGA
- a CDS encoding DUF5131 family protein, producing the protein MENSKIEWTHHTFNSWIGCAHNSPGCANCYAETLMDTRYHRVKWGKNGTRSRTSESYWKQPHKWNRKAAERGVLETVFCASLADVFEDRDDLIDWRLDLFDGVIDKTPNLIWLLLTKRVDVAAKFLQFRRVPPNVWLGHSICTQRECDVVIPKLAKLRKYIGGAFLSCEPLLEPLDLGALPANWIIAGGESGPGARPCDVDWIRSIRDQCKSAEIPVFIKQIGSKPVGVPKLRSAKGGDTEEWPKDLRVREFPEFG; encoded by the coding sequence ATGGAGAATAGCAAAATTGAGTGGACCCACCACACGTTCAATTCTTGGATCGGCTGCGCCCACAACAGTCCCGGCTGTGCGAATTGCTATGCCGAAACCCTAATGGACACACGATACCATCGCGTAAAGTGGGGCAAAAATGGAACCAGATCACGCACCTCTGAATCTTACTGGAAGCAACCTCATAAATGGAATCGCAAGGCTGCTGAGCGAGGGGTTCTTGAAACCGTTTTCTGTGCGTCCCTGGCCGATGTGTTCGAGGACCGGGATGATCTGATTGATTGGCGGTTGGACCTGTTTGATGGTGTTATCGACAAAACCCCAAACCTGATCTGGTTGCTACTGACCAAGCGGGTGGATGTCGCGGCTAAGTTTCTCCAGTTCAGGCGAGTACCGCCCAATGTCTGGCTGGGCCATAGCATCTGCACCCAGCGTGAATGCGATGTCGTCATTCCCAAGCTGGCGAAGTTGCGGAAGTATATTGGCGGTGCCTTTCTGAGTTGCGAACCCCTGCTCGAACCCTTGGACCTGGGTGCCCTTCCCGCGAATTGGATTATTGCCGGGGGTGAGTCTGGTCCTGGGGCACGGCCTTGTGATGTGGACTGGATTCGCTCCATCCGGGACCAGTGTAAATCAGCAGAAATTCCCGTGTTTATCAAGCAGATCGGTAGTAAACCCGTGGGGGTTCCCAAGCTCCGTTCAGCGAAGGGTGGGGATACCGAGGAATGGCCCAAGGATCTTCGGGTGAGAGAGTTTCCTGAGTTCGGGTGA
- a CDS encoding MT-A70 family methyltransferase, with protein MKTMYAPTDKRGQQKLAITLNLVPNTPPLPVGAFSLIVADPPWLYHLRESEKKHRGRCPYPAMTDEEILAMPVSSIAAPDSYLLLWTTNNHLPVAFRVMEAWGFEYKAIHTWVKTTLDRSKIRFGVGHYGRNATEHVLIGRKGKAKTFMALGLTNIPTAFQAPLGQHSQKPEEFYQMADRLGDALGGQRIELFARCPRPGWESWGAEVEA; from the coding sequence ATGAAAACCATGTATGCACCGACCGACAAGCGTGGGCAGCAGAAGCTTGCTATCACGCTCAACCTTGTTCCGAACACTCCACCCCTTCCCGTGGGTGCCTTCTCCCTGATTGTGGCTGATCCGCCGTGGTTATATCACCTGAGAGAAAGTGAAAAAAAGCACCGAGGGCGATGTCCTTATCCAGCCATGACCGACGAGGAAATTTTGGCGATGCCCGTGAGTTCGATTGCCGCTCCAGATTCATATTTGTTGTTGTGGACGACAAACAACCATCTGCCAGTGGCGTTCAGAGTTATGGAGGCATGGGGATTTGAGTACAAAGCCATACATACGTGGGTGAAGACGACATTAGACAGGTCCAAGATTAGATTCGGTGTAGGACATTACGGTCGAAATGCAACTGAACACGTTCTTATAGGCCGCAAAGGAAAGGCTAAAACCTTTATGGCACTGGGATTGACTAATATTCCCACCGCATTCCAGGCTCCCCTTGGTCAGCACTCTCAAAAGCCAGAAGAGTTCTACCAGATGGCGGATCGGCTAGGTGATGCTCTCGGCGGGCAGCGGATTGAGTTGTTTGCCCGGTGTCCTCGTCCTGGCTGGGAGAGTTGGGGTGCGGAGGTGGAGGCATGA
- a CDS encoding ASCH domain-containing protein: MKIITLWQPWATFIALNFKQFETRSWGTGYRGKLAIHAAKRHIDPDGKYAASQVYELTNGKLALKRRDYPLGCIVAIADLVDCLQMDSSLISRQTELELAVGNWQPGRFAWQLENIVALSVPIPYRGSQGLRDVRPDVLKILMELTNGE; encoded by the coding sequence ATGAAAATCATCACGCTCTGGCAACCTTGGGCAACCTTCATTGCTCTGAACTTCAAGCAATTTGAGACTCGCTCTTGGGGCACTGGCTACCGGGGCAAGCTGGCAATCCATGCGGCCAAACGGCATATCGACCCGGATGGGAAGTATGCAGCAAGCCAGGTGTATGAACTGACCAATGGCAAATTGGCTCTCAAGCGACGGGATTATCCACTGGGCTGCATCGTGGCGATTGCGGATCTAGTGGATTGTCTCCAAATGGACTCAAGTCTGATCAGCAGACAAACCGAACTGGAGTTGGCCGTGGGCAATTGGCAACCGGGACGCTTTGCTTGGCAGCTAGAGAACATCGTTGCTCTGAGTGTACCCATTCCCTATCGAGGGTCTCAGGGACTCCGGGATGTTCGGCCCGATGTACTGAAAATTTTGATGGAGTTAACCAATGGAGAATAG